One part of the Rutidosis leptorrhynchoides isolate AG116_Rl617_1_P2 chromosome 1, CSIRO_AGI_Rlap_v1, whole genome shotgun sequence genome encodes these proteins:
- the LOC139895129 gene encoding early nodulin-like protein 8, giving the protein MIQVTKDSYKTCNLKDPILSLNDGNSLFNITAPGVFYFTSGVSGHCEKSQKLQITVYANDGSLPPSYSPSDALDDSAPSYPTVFGGIPSGPSPSLSSRIVDFLRRLGNIGRYDLIG; this is encoded by the exons ATGATTCAAGTAACAAAGGATTCTTACAAGACTTGCAACCTAAAAGATCCAATCTTGTCCTTGAACGACGGCAATTCGTTATTCAACATCACTGCACCTGGTGTTTTTTACTTCACTAGTGGCGTTTCGGGCCATTGTGAAAAATCTCAAAAACTTCAAATTACTGTGTATGCTAATGACGGTTCGCTACCACCTTCTTATAGCCCAAGTGATGCATTGGATGACTCAGCACCTTCTTACCCCACCGTGTTTGGAGGGATACCGTCAGGACCATCACCCTCATTGTCGTCGCGTATTGTCGATTTCCTTCGGCGATT GGGCAATATCGGACGGTATGATTTGATAGGCTGA